A stretch of the Leopardus geoffroyi isolate Oge1 chromosome B2, O.geoffroyi_Oge1_pat1.0, whole genome shotgun sequence genome encodes the following:
- the LOC123609645 gene encoding translation initiation factor IF-2-like: MEANPTSSSLQRGLAQATIICDPGCCSGHTGSTRSPPAAPPTEGARQAHLIRPSDFEPRFLPPPSSLGRQVPASCATTGLGAPHGPRPRLGSLLGSSRRSELRSPPPRPPTRRAPRKRGARMRPPAPPPGPPRPAELRVRSGRCWAGTPGGERRTGRRARGPRGDAPAGGGNGGGGGGPDAGGGLWRPRGGPATCPAAAAPAGHPAWPRSRTAGATPATVCPPATAERSRGRCLAASLRASPRCRELLPAFLRPDHTAAGQSTSNTGKRNLQRWSQQRMANKEESSITGANREKMCIAPLLLQPSQ; the protein is encoded by the exons TCTGGCCCAGGCCACCATCATCTGCGACCCGGGCTGCTGCAGTGGCCACACTGGCTCCACTCGGAGCCCCCCTGCGGCTCCCCCTACAGAGGGGGCCCGCCAGGCCCACCTGATCCGGCCGAGTGACTTTGAACCTcgcttcctgccccctccctcgtCTCTCGGGCGGCAGGTGCCCGCGAGCTGTGCCACCACCGGGCTCGGGGCTCCGCACGGGCCGCGGCCCCGCCTGGGGAGCCTCCTGGGGTCCTCCCGCAGAAGCGAgctccgctcccctccccctcgcccTCCCACCCGTCGTGCGCCCCGGAAGAGGGGAGCGCGCATGCGCCCGCCGGCACCGCCTCCCGGCCCGCCCCGGCCGGCGGAGCTTCGAGTCCGCTCCGGTCGGTGCTGGGCTGGGACCCCCGGCGGGGAGCGGAGGACGGGCCGCCGAGCCCGCGGGCCGCGCGGAGACGCACCTGCCGGAGGCGGgaacggcggcggcggcggcggccctgACGCGGGGGGCGGGCTGTGGAGGCCGCGGGGCGGGCCGGCCACCTGCCCCGCTGCAGCGGCCCCTGCCGGACACCCAGCCTGGCCGCGCTCGCGAACGGCGGGGGCCACCCCCGCTACTGTCTGTCCGCCAGCGACCGCGGAGCGGAGCAGGGGGCGGTGTCTTGCCGCGTCTTTGCGCGCTTCCCCGAGGTGTCGTGAATTACTACCTGCTTTCCTCCGGCCGGATCACACAGCTGCCGGACAGAGCACTTCAAACACTGGAAAACGCAATCTCCAAAGATG GTCCCAACAAAGAATGGCCAATAAGGAAGAATCCTCAATTACAGGCGCCAACAGGGAAAAGATGTGCATTGCACCTCTACTCCTGCaacccagccaatga